The Sphingomonas sp. G-3-2-10 DNA window GAACCGGGTCGCCGAGGCGCGCCGTGCGCCGAAGCGGCCGCACGAGGGCGAATTCTCCGGGCCGCTCAATTACGCCTATCATTTCGACGCGACCCGGTTGGCGCAGGTGCTGTCCGATCGCGCGCGGGTGCTGGGCGTCGAGCATAAGGTCGGGATGCTCACCGATGTCGTGCTCGATGAGCGCGGGGCGATCGACCATGTCGTCACGCGCGAACATGGCGATCTGACCGCCGATCTGTACATCGACTGCACCGGTTTCCGCGCAGAACTGATCGGCAAGGCGCTGGACGTGCCGTTCAAATCGGTGCGCGACCAGCTGTTCACCAATCGCGCGCTGGCCTGCAAGATCCCCTATGATCGCGCCGACGCGCCGCTGGAGAGCTATACCATCGCCGCCGCGCACGAAGCGGGCTGGACCTGGGACATCGGGCTGAAGGGGGCGCGCGGGATCGGCTGCGTCTATTCGAGCGACCATCTTAGCGACGATCGCGCCGAGGAAATCCTGCGCGGCTATATTGGGCGGGGCATCGGCAAGGCGGACATCAGCCCGCGGCTGATCCCGTTCGAGGCCGGCTATCGCGAGCGGCAATGGGTGAAGAACTGCGTCGCGGTGGGGCTGTCGGCGGGATTCCTCGAGCCGCTGGAATCCACCGGCGTGGTGATGATCGAAGCCGCGATCGGAATGATCGCCGAGCTGCTGCCCGCAGGCGGTCCGGTCGATGCGCCGGCGCGGCGCTTCAACCAGCTGATGATCGCGCGCTATGACAATATCGTCGATTTCCTGAAGCTGCATTACTGCCTCAGCAACCGCACCGAACCCTTCTGGCGCGACAATGCCGATCCGGCGTCGATCTCGGATCGGTTGCAGGACCTGCTCGACCAGTGGCGTTATCGCCCGCCGAGCCGGTTCGACTTCATCCTCGATCTCGAGAGCTTCGCCTTCTTCAACTATCAGTACATCCTGTACGGCATGGGCTTCAAAACCGACCTCGCGCCGGTGCGCGAGGATTTCCCGAACGTGCGCGGTGCGGATCGCATTTTCGCGAAGATCCGCGGCTTTGGCGAAAGCGCCACGCGCGACCTGCCATCGCACCGCGCGCTGATCGAGGAAATCAACGCGGCGGCCTGATTACCCCGCCGCCTCGCGCCGCCGCGCCAGCTTCACCAGCAGATTGTCCGCCACGCCCGGCCGCGACCAGGGGCACACCGCGATGCACACCGCGCAGCCTGCATTCTCGGCGAAGTACGGAATGCACTTGTCGAAATCGGTGTACCAGCGCTCGACCCCGCGCACCCAATGCTTTTCGTGGGTGATCGCATCGGGCGGGCAGGCATCGGCGCACACCCGGCAATTGGCGCAGAAGTCGTCCGCACCGAACGGCTTCGCCCGGTCGAAATCGAGCGGCATATCGGTCGTGACGCCTGCAAGCCGCAGGTTCGATCCGTAGGTCGAATTGATCAGCGAACCATGCTTGCCCAGCTCGCCCATCCCCGCGTCGATCGCGGCGGGGATCAGCAACAGCGACGAGGCGCGCGGGCCGGGAAAGGCGTGCGCGGAAAAGCCCTGCCGCCGGATCCAGTTGGCCAGCGCGAACGCGGCGCGGGTGCCACGGGCATATTGCCGCCCGACCTCGGCGATGCAGGCGCCATTCTCCGCCGTGCTCGGGGCCTGTTTCAGCTGGTCGTAATCGTGCGGGAAGCCGAGCAGGATCACATTGGGATCTTCGATCGAATAGCCTTGGACGATGTAATGCTCCTTCACCATCGTCGCGCCGAACAGATCG harbors:
- a CDS encoding tryptophan halogenase family protein, coding for MARKRRILVVGGGTAGWLTAAYLARSGADHLQITLLESPEIGIIGVGEGTFPTIRRTLQYLGIDEANFIRETSATFKQGIRFNDWTETPADGRHSHYFHPFEAPFYTEEASLVSYWLLQDEATRPPFAEAVTIQNRVAEARRAPKRPHEGEFSGPLNYAYHFDATRLAQVLSDRARVLGVEHKVGMLTDVVLDERGAIDHVVTREHGDLTADLYIDCTGFRAELIGKALDVPFKSVRDQLFTNRALACKIPYDRADAPLESYTIAAAHEAGWTWDIGLKGARGIGCVYSSDHLSDDRAEEILRGYIGRGIGKADISPRLIPFEAGYRERQWVKNCVAVGLSAGFLEPLESTGVVMIEAAIGMIAELLPAGGPVDAPARRFNQLMIARYDNIVDFLKLHYCLSNRTEPFWRDNADPASISDRLQDLLDQWRYRPPSRFDFILDLESFAFFNYQYILYGMGFKTDLAPVREDFPNVRGADRIFAKIRGFGESATRDLPSHRALIEEINAAA
- a CDS encoding 4Fe-4S dicluster domain-containing protein; protein product: MARAPKTYTPSAEFLAAMPPGASGNRINGLGERDFRRASPMFWHPPEQHPFGAVQQMAGASCRESPEALEAFAAAYDHPPLEPIHPDPEVLTATEWTDRARDFALANESDLFGATMVKEHYIVQGYSIEDPNVILLGFPHDYDQLKQAPSTAENGACIAEVGRQYARGTRAAFALANWIRRQGFSAHAFPGPRASSLLLIPAAIDAGMGELGKHGSLINSTYGSNLRLAGVTTDMPLDFDRAKPFGADDFCANCRVCADACPPDAITHEKHWVRGVERWYTDFDKCIPYFAENAGCAVCIAVCPWSRPGVADNLLVKLARRREAAG